The Verrucomicrobium spinosum DSM 4136 = JCM 18804 genome includes a region encoding these proteins:
- a CDS encoding CheR family methyltransferase — MSAAEPMADPGVSGLLSDPEFQKLKEWIISTTGLSYYADKDRDLATAVGRCQELGGRPAREVLEVLNRRGGPALDRLVEELTIGETFFFRHLEMFHALRDHVLPDLIQRRAALRSIRIWSAGCSVGAEPYSLSILLHDLLGDAARNWSFKIVATDINRRFLALARAGVYDTWALRGMDPALLQRTFHRVGARWRINDLYREAVTFRHHNLVQDKFPSIEHELSGLDLIICRNVIIYFDTATNRRLADQFYRSLVPGGWLAVGHAEPHTEIFRAFQTINAPGAVLYQRAADGKGGGIFSPNAVPGTARTSAKLSPPADAQVQAMPKKAEVPNWLPAAAQSRPAAPEPVLQPKPVLEGLPEIQEISKAADSGDLVAARKLAEGLAAAQPLHEGAHFQLGLVLFQLGEWVKARQALKRSLYLRRDLAVAHYYLGLVQLGLGEFAGRSFQNARRLISRQDGVTVLPWGDGLTAGELRALLQPYHGGTSTHEA, encoded by the coding sequence ATGAGCGCGGCGGAACCCATGGCGGATCCCGGGGTGTCTGGCCTGCTCAGCGATCCGGAGTTTCAAAAATTGAAGGAGTGGATCATCTCCACCACCGGCTTGTCATACTATGCCGACAAGGATCGCGACCTCGCGACTGCCGTCGGACGCTGCCAGGAACTGGGTGGCAGGCCAGCTCGGGAGGTTCTTGAGGTTTTGAACCGCCGGGGAGGTCCGGCATTGGACCGTTTGGTAGAAGAGTTGACCATTGGAGAGACCTTCTTCTTCCGGCACCTGGAGATGTTCCATGCCTTGCGAGATCACGTGCTGCCAGACCTCATCCAGAGGCGCGCTGCCCTCAGATCCATCCGCATCTGGAGTGCGGGCTGCTCTGTAGGCGCGGAACCCTACTCCCTGTCCATCCTGCTGCATGATTTGCTGGGGGATGCCGCGCGGAACTGGTCATTCAAGATTGTGGCGACGGACATCAATCGGCGATTCCTCGCTCTTGCCCGTGCCGGTGTCTATGACACGTGGGCGCTTAGAGGCATGGACCCAGCATTGCTCCAACGCACCTTCCACCGGGTGGGGGCCCGCTGGCGGATCAATGACCTGTATCGTGAGGCAGTGACCTTTCGGCATCACAATCTGGTTCAAGACAAATTTCCGTCCATCGAGCATGAGCTGAGCGGCCTGGACCTGATCATTTGCCGGAACGTCATCATCTATTTTGACACGGCGACCAACCGGCGGCTTGCGGACCAGTTTTACCGCAGTCTGGTGCCGGGTGGCTGGCTGGCGGTGGGGCATGCGGAGCCTCATACGGAGATCTTCCGCGCCTTCCAGACCATCAATGCGCCCGGGGCGGTGCTGTACCAGCGGGCCGCAGATGGGAAAGGGGGCGGGATTTTTTCTCCGAATGCGGTGCCCGGCACAGCCCGCACTTCCGCCAAACTATCTCCTCCTGCGGATGCGCAGGTGCAGGCAATGCCAAAGAAGGCGGAAGTTCCGAATTGGCTTCCCGCTGCTGCCCAGTCCAGACCAGCCGCTCCAGAGCCCGTCCTGCAACCGAAGCCAGTGTTGGAAGGACTGCCGGAGATTCAGGAAATATCCAAGGCGGCGGACTCTGGTGACCTGGTAGCCGCCAGAAAACTTGCAGAGGGCCTCGCGGCTGCGCAGCCCCTTCATGAGGGGGCGCACTTCCAGTTGGGACTGGTGTTGTTTCAACTGGGAGAATGGGTAAAGGCGCGGCAAGCTCTGAAACGGAGTCTGTACCTGCGCCGCGATCTGGCTGTCGCCCACTACTATCTGGGACTGGTTCAGCTTGGTTTGGGAGAGTTCGCAGGCCGGAGTTTCCAGAATGCGCGCCGGTTGATCTCCCGCCAGGATGGGGTGACGGTGCTCCCCTGGGGAGATGGATTGACCGCTGGAGAATTGCGTGCCCTGTTGCAACCTTACCATGGAGGCACCTCGACACATGAAGCCTGA
- a CDS encoding chemotaxis protein CheW — protein sequence MPSALTFSLCGVLLGIDVRHVREVLPCVRLVHPPETPPALRGFLNLRGEMVPVLRLESVLQLALRNADWDPEEQLQSRIVVGRLGELSVAWLADEGVELLRYEAAQTVRLPADHVLNNCADRVVARPAPAMSIVLLSPSKVLLEGENLRLRQLTTREKLRQNAFELAEQEA from the coding sequence ATGCCCTCCGCTTTGACATTTTCCCTCTGTGGCGTCTTGCTGGGGATCGATGTTCGTCACGTGCGGGAGGTGCTGCCCTGCGTGCGCCTGGTGCATCCTCCAGAGACGCCACCTGCGCTTCGCGGGTTCCTCAATCTGCGTGGTGAAATGGTGCCCGTCCTTCGACTCGAGAGTGTGCTGCAACTCGCATTGCGGAACGCGGACTGGGATCCAGAGGAGCAGCTACAGTCACGCATCGTCGTGGGCCGCCTGGGTGAATTGAGCGTGGCCTGGCTGGCAGACGAAGGGGTGGAACTCTTGCGCTACGAGGCCGCTCAGACCGTGCGGCTTCCGGCGGATCATGTGCTTAACAACTGTGCAGACCGGGTCGTGGCCCGCCCGGCTCCGGCGATGTCGATCGTGCTGCTCAGCCCGTCCAAGGTGCTGCTGGAAGGTGAAAATCTCCGTCTGCGGCAGTTGACGACTCGTGAAAAGCTTCGTCAGAACGCTTTTGAATTGGCAGAGCAGGAGGCATGA
- a CDS encoding chemotaxis protein CheW gives MKPETERINWELVRQRMKEAEATLQRAFEPGTEEREAVLLRRAAALAEKKETGRSNQEGTQQVLLLRVGDSVIGLDASQVSQIISFQHWAAVPDAHDALLGVVNVRSELVSLCNPYPYLKTSGGDVSGFARGAVLRHPSLRLALGCHEVLGFVHLAPEEVKENNVFEAAGRLGVLLDANVVLEPFYSLVPA, from the coding sequence ATGAAGCCTGAGACAGAACGAATCAACTGGGAGCTGGTAAGGCAGCGCATGAAAGAGGCAGAGGCCACCCTGCAGCGGGCGTTTGAGCCAGGGACGGAGGAGCGGGAGGCCGTTTTGCTGCGCCGTGCTGCCGCCCTGGCGGAAAAAAAGGAAACGGGGAGGTCAAACCAGGAGGGCACCCAGCAAGTGCTTCTCTTGCGCGTGGGGGATTCAGTGATTGGCCTGGACGCGTCCCAAGTCTCCCAGATCATCAGTTTCCAACATTGGGCTGCTGTGCCGGACGCTCATGACGCGCTGTTAGGTGTCGTAAACGTGCGGAGTGAACTGGTCAGTCTCTGCAACCCATATCCGTATCTCAAGACGAGTGGGGGTGATGTCTCCGGGTTTGCCCGCGGAGCGGTGCTCCGCCATCCTTCACTGCGCCTGGCTCTGGGCTGTCACGAAGTGCTCGGGTTTGTCCATCTGGCACCGGAAGAAGTAAAAGAAAACAATGTATTCGAGGCCGCAGGAAGGCTGGGGGTCCTCTTGGACGCGAATGTTGTTCTTGAACCCTTTTACAGTCTTGTTCCCGCCTAA